GGAGCTGCGATACGTTTTCGACCGCAACTGTTCAGAACTCGCGTCCCTGCGGCGCACGGACGAAGACCTCGCCGCAATGAGAGAGTGCATCGACAGACTGAAAAGGCTTTCGGAGGATTCGAACTCCGCGATCGAAGATCTCCTCAAGGCCGACCTCGATTTCCACCGAGCAATATACAAAGCTGCCGGAAACCCGTTGATCGTCGTGATCGCCGACTTCGTGCTGACGATGGTCGCTCCTTGGGTGCAAAAATCGCTAGAGGTCAGTGGCAAATGGCGCGCAGTCGATCTGCACGAACGCATGTTTGAAATGATCCGAGACAGAAAGACCGGTGACCTCAGCCGCGAGAGCGTCGAGGAAAACATGGAACACTTCCGCACATCATTGTTGAAATGACAGCCAGGACATCACGTCAAGGCAAGGCGAATCTCGCATTTCGCGCAGGTCGCACTGCGATCATAACATGCGCTGCACCTGAAGGCGGACGCCAAACCCCGGATACCGCAAGCCGTCCAGTCTGATCGCCGGGTTCGGGAAATCGCCACAGAACGTTAATGCGCCAGGCTGATTGCGCCTGGCGCGTCGGCCGCGAGCAGATGCTTGCACATCTTTCGAACTAGCGAGCGTGGTATTTAGTATCGACCTCGTCGATCGCGGCAACATTGCTCGCCGAGCGACCGTTCTCGTCGAACGTCTGGGCGAGGAAGGAGTCGACGATAGTCTTCGCAAGTTCCGATCCAATGACGCGGGCCCCCATGGTGATGATCTGGGCGTTGTTCGATAACGCCGCCCGCTCGGCGGAGTAGGTATCGTGTGTGAGGGCTGCCCTTACGCCCGGCACCTTGTTCGCCGAAATGCAGACGCCGATCCCGGTGCCGCACAACAGGATGGCCTTGTCGTAGGTGCCGTCGAGCACGCCGTTGGCGACCCTGTCGGAGAGGTTCGCATAGAAATCGTCGAGACCGGCGTCCGTTCGGGAGACTTCGAATACCTCGAAACGGTCCTTGAGATAATCGGCGATGACCTTGGCGAGGCCTTCGCCCGCGCTGTCGCCTGCTACTGCAACTTTCATCTTCATCACTCCTCAGATTTTGGCCGCGCACTTTGTCAGGATGTCGAGGTAGCCCTCGATCTTCCAGGCCGAGCGGCCGATGAACAGCCCATCGACATGAGGGCAGGATATGAGCTCTTCGCAGTTGCCCGCGTTGACCGAACCGCCGTAGAGGCAGGGAATGCGCCGGCCGAGCACGGCTTCCGCGAACGCTATGATCTCGGCCTGGCGGGCGTCGGCGTAGTCCGCTGTCGCGGGGATCCCATTGACGCCAATGGCCCAAACAGGCTCGTAGGCAAGCAGTATCGGTTTGTCCTTCTGGTCGGTGGAAAGGCTTCCCAACGCGCCGCGAACCTGGCGCTCGAGAACGTCGTGGGCTCGCCCGGCCTCGCGTTCGGGAAGTGTCTCCCCTATGCAGATGAGCGGGATCAAGCCGTGGCGAACCGCCGCCTCGACTTTCAGCCCTACCGTCACGTCCGTCTCGCCGAAATGTTCACGCCTCTCGGAGTGACCAAGTTCGACGATGTCGACGTTGCAGTCCTTGAGCATCAGGGGGGAAATCTCGCCCGTCCAGGCGCCCTCATCGTCCCAGTGCATGTTCTGCGCGCCGACCTTCACCGACGTGCCCGCCAACGTGGTCTTCACTTCTCGGACAACAGTGAAAGGAGGGATGACAAAGCGCTGGATGCGCGGATGGGACGTGATGTCTGCGGCCCTGAGACCGTGTGCAAATTGCGCGGCATCGGCAAGCGTCTTATTCATCTTCCAGCTGGTGCCAATCCAGAGGGTTTTCTTCTCGGTCATGTCTCACTTCACCACGTTTGCGTTCGAATTGCTGTGGCCGACCTAGAGCGAGCCGGCTCGATACCGCTTCGCCATTTCCGCGAGCGGCACAACGTTAATGGAGCTTGCGCGCCCTGCCGTTCCGAAAGCTTCGAATCTTTCGCGGCACAGCTTTGAAAGCGCCGTCATCGCAGGCTTCAAGTACTTGCGGGGGTCGAATTCTGTCGGATCTTCGGCCAGCACTCGGCGCACCTGCCCCGTCATTGCCATGCGGCAATCCGTGTCGATGTTGACCTTTCGTACGCCATGCCGAATGCCGCGCAAGATTTCCTCCAACGGCACGCCCCAGGTCGGCTTCATCCGCCCGCCGAAGCGATTGAAGATCTCCTGCAACTCCTCCGGCACGCTTGACGAACCGTGCATGACGAGATGGGTATTCGGAAGTTTCCGGTGGATCGCCTCGATAACATCCATTGCCAGCACGTTACCGTCCGGCCGGCGTGAGAACTTGTAGGCGCCATGGCTGGTGCCCATCGCGACGGCAAGCGCATCCACCTTGGTCTCCGCGACAAACTTCGCGGCCTCCTCCGGATCGGTCAGAAGCTGATGCGGATCGAGCTTGCCTTCGACACCGTGACCGTCTTCCGCCTCGCCCGTACCGGTCTCAAGCGAGCCCAGAACGCCAAGCTCTCCTTCCACCGAAACCCCTGCCCAATGGGCCGTGTCGCTCACGCTTCTCGTGACCTTGACGTTGTAGTCCCAGTCCGCCGTGGTTTTCCCGTCAGCAAGGATCGATCCGTCCATCATGACGGACGTAAAGCCGTGCTGGATCGCAGTGACGCAGGTGCTCGGTTCGTTTCCGTGGTCAAGATGGACGCAAACGGGGATATTGGGATAGATCTCCGTCACCGCATCCATCATGTGCTTGAGCATGATGTCGTTGACATAGGCTCGGGCCCCACGGCTCGCCTGGAGGATGACAGGCGAATCCGTTTCATCGGCCGCTTCCATGATGGCAAGTGCCTGTTCCATGTTGTTGATGTTGAACGCCGGAACGCCGTATCCGTGTTCGGCGGCGTCGTCCAACAATTGGCGGAGAGTGATCCTGGCCATGTAATCTCACTCGCTGGATGGGTTGGAATTGAGATAGCTCGCGATCAGGTCGACCTCGGCCGCCGAACCGAAGACGAGCGGCGTGCGGCAATGGTGCGAGGTCGGGACCTTGTCCAGGATCGCCGAAGCGCCGTCCGTCGCCCGTGCCCCCGCCTGCTCCATCAGGAACGCAATCGGGTTTGCCTCGTACACCAGGCGAAGGCGCCCATTTTCAAAGCCCGGTCGCTTGTCGCCGGCGTAGAAGAACACACCGCCCCTGAGCAGAATCCGGTGGAGCTCTCCGACTGCCGATCCGAGCCAGCGCATGTTGAAATCGCGGCCGCGCGTTCCCTCCTTGCCGTCCAGACAATCCTGAAGGTACCGGCTCATAGCAGGGTGAAGGTGACGGTGGTTGGAAGCGTTATATGCAAGCTCGGACGTGTCGCGAGGTATCTGTACCTGCCTTTTGACGATCAGGAACTCGCCGGTTTGGGGATGCATCGTCGCAAGCAGCACGCCATCTCCGACCGAGAAGCCCAGATCCACGGTGTTGCCGAATGAGACATAACCGGCCGCGGCCTGTCGATTTCCAGGGGCTAAAAAGGGATCATCAGCTTCGCTGAAAGGCATGATCGAGAAGATCGTGCCGACGGCGGTGCCCAGCCCGACATTGCCTGAACCGTCGATCGGATCGATTGCGACCGCAAAACGCTGGCCATTGAGCATAACTGGCGCGTCGGCCTCCTCGGACAGGACCCTGGCAGCGCCTGCGCGTGCGAGTGTTTCGATGAACAACTCGTGCGACGCGATGTCGATTGCCTTTTGCGCATCACCGTCGGCATTTGATCCGACAAGGCGGGCCGGATCGCCCTCCAGGGAACCCGCTGCGATGCGTGCGGATAAAAGACAGGCGGCATCCAACACACCGTTGATTAGAGCCGCCACCCCCTGACGGGACAAATCCTCACCAGCCCAGGTCGAGAGGTACTCATCGACAGAACCATACTGGACGCGCGCTTCGTCATTTCCGAGTGTCGCCGGCGCGCTCATTGCTTGCCCCTTATCCTTGCTAGGGCGCGCGTGACGATTGCGTTACGCGTGATCCCGAATTGCTCGTACAGCGTCTCGGCCGGCGCTGACGCCCCGAAGCCGGACATTCCGATTACGTCGTCTTCGCTGTCGACATACCTGGTCCAGCCGAACTTCGAGAGCGCTTCCACGGCAATGCGTGGAGCCCTCCCGAGGACCGAGCTGCGGTAGTCCTTGGGCTGCTGTTCGAAGAGATCCCAGCTCGGCATCGAGACGACCGCGGCCGGAAAGTTTTCCGCCTCAAGCTCTTCAGCCGCCTGGATCGCAAGCGCGACCTCCGTTCCGGTGGCGATGATTGTGATGGCACGTTCGCTGCTGGCTTCCCGCAGCAGATAGGCTCCCCGTGCGCAGCGATTGATGCCGTCATGCTCGGTGCGCAGTTGTGGGACATTCTGCCGCGAGAGCGCCAGAACCGACGGCGTGTTCTTGCTGGTTATTACAAGATCCCAGCATTCCAGCGTCTCGATGGTGTCCGCGGGCCGGAATACATGCAAGTTCGGCATTGCCCTGAGGCTGGCAAGATGCTCGACGGGTTGGTGGGTTGGACCGTCTTCGCCGAGACCGATCGAGTCATGCGTCATCACGAAGATAGAGCGGACGCCCATCAGAGCCGCCACACGAATGGCATTGCGGCAATAATCCGAGAAGACGAGGAACGTGCCACCATACGGTATGACGCCGCCGTGAGCCGCCATACCGTTCATCGCTGCGGCCATGGCAAACTCTCTGACGCCATAGCTGACATACCGCCCGCTTGCAGCGGCGGTGAAGTCGCTGTCGACGGACGGAACCCGGGTCAAGTTTGAGTGGGTGAGGTCAGCGGAACCGCCGATCATTTCCGGAAGCAGCTCCGTCAGCGCTTCCAGTGCGATCTGGCTTGCCTTACGCGTTGCCACTGATTGCGGCTTGTCGAGCAGCTTTGCCTTGGCGGCGTTCACCGCTTCTTCGTATCGCGCCGGCAATGAGCCGGCGGTGCGGCGTTGAAACTCACTTCTGACATCTGTTTCCGCTGTCTCGAGCCGCGCTTGCCAGTCCTTGCGCGCCTTGGCGCCCTTCGCGCCGACTTCGCGCCAAGTTTTGAGGATCGGAGCAGGAATCTCGAAAGCGTCCGCCGTCCAGCCATAGGCTGCCTTTGTCGCGGCGGCTTCGCTGGCGCCGAGCGGTGCACCATGTACGGAGCTTGTTCCTGCCCTTGACGGAGAGCCGTATCCAATGATGGTTTTCAGGGCTATGAGGGATGGTCTGGATGCTTCCGCCTTCGCTTGCGAGATCGCCGCGTCGATCGCATCCGGATCATGACCGTCAACGCGCTGCGTGTGCCATCCGTACGCGTCGAACCTCGCGAGCACATCTTCCGAAAACGCGATTGCAGTCGAGCCGTCGATGGTGATGGAGTTGTCGTCGTAGAGGACGATCAACTTGCCGAGCTGAAGATGGCCGGCCAGCGAAGCAGCTTCCTGACCAACACCTTCCATGAGACACCCATCTCCACAGAAGACGTAGGTCCGGTGATCGACAAGTGCTGTGCCAAATTCCGTTGATAGGCGTCGCTCCGCGATAGCCATTCCGACAGCAGACGCGATCCCCTGTCCCAGCGGCCCGGTGGTCGTCTCGACGCCAGCGGTATGCCCGTATTCGGGATGACCTGGCGTTTTGGAGCCCCATTGGCGGAAGTTGCGAACCTCCTCAATCGTCATGTCTTCGTACCCGGTGAGGTGCAGAAGGCTGTAGAGCAGCATCGAGCCATGGCCGTTCGACAGGACGAAACGATCGCGGTCCGGCCAGCCAGGTTCGCTCGAATCGAACTTGAGGTGCCGGCCGAACAGCACCGCCGCCGCATCAGCCATGCCCATGGGCATTCCGGGGTGCCCGGACTTTGCGGCCTCAACCGCGTCGATTGACAGGACTCGGATAGCGCTCGCGAGATCGCGGATGGAAACTGCTGCTGTCAATTCTTCCTCCCTCATAAACCGCGACCATTGTGGCGCACCTTTTTGGATATCACAATAAATAAATCACAAAATCACGCACTCGTCGTGATAAACGCAACAATATCACATTTTCTTGTCGAAAATGCGCTATGTATGCGTCATACCTCATACCTCATACCTTATACCTCCGTGTATGCGCAATATCTTTTATGGACCGCCACGTCGAACGCTAGCCGCTCAGGCCAGATCGCATTTATGGGGCGATCTGCTTCGATCCGTTTGGTGGCGAACGGACCACATGATCACCGTAATCGCTACCGCCTTGGGCATTCGAGGATGATTGAAACCATCCCAAATCCGGGATGGCCGAGTCGGTTCGCAATGCTTCTGGACATTTCTTCAGTTGACACATCCTATAAATGCATTACCGTATACGTTATTGAATTTGAGGAACTCAATAGGCCTTAATGGGAGGAACCAAGATGCCTTTGACGATGCGCAAGTCCCTACAGATGATCGCCCTTGCCGCCGCCCTCGGCGGTAGCGCAGCCTATGCGCCAAGCGCTTTCGCGGTCGATATCGATAAACAGATCAAGGATATTGAAAGTCACCCGGCAAGCGGGCCCAACGGCGAGAAAGCGACCCTCGCGAGCGACCTGAAGCTATCTGCCGAAGAGATCGAAAAGATCAAGACGAAGCACGCCAAAGCGGCGATTGTGATGCACTACACGGCGTCTGACTGGGCCAAGGCCCAGATGGCCGGGCAAAAGAAGGCTCTGGAAGAGCTCGGCGTCGAAATCGTTGCGACGACTGATGCTGGATATCGCGCGGAGCAGCAAGTTTCAGACATCGAAAGCGTCATGGCGCTCAAACCTGACGTTATGATCACCGTTCCCGCCGAACAGTCAGCCACCGCCGCAGCATACAAGAAAGCTGCTGCCGCTGGCATCAAGATCATCTTCCTCGACCAGACCGGCGCCGGGATGAAGGCTGGCAAAGACTATGTGAGCCTCGTCTCTTCCGACAACCGTGGCATGGGAAAGGTCGCGGCACTGCTCATGGCCAAGGCGCTCGACGGCAAGGGCGAAATCGGTCTCATCCCGCATGCGTCCGACCTTTTTGCTACGAAAGAACGAGTTGTCGGCTTCAAGGAAGCGATCAAGGATTATCCCGATATCAAGGTCGTCCAGGAGACCGGTGTCGGAGGCCCCGATTTCTCAAGCGAATCCGAGCGCGTCGCCTCCGCAATGCTGACGGCGCACCCGAACCTCAATGGCATCTGGGCTGTGTGGGACGTTCCAACGGAAGGCGTTCTGTCAGCGGCGCGCGCAGCGGGCGCGTCCAAGAACCTCGTCATCACCACTTGCGACCTTGGCGTCAACATCTCGATCGACATGGCTAAGAAGGGTTACGTCAAGGGAACGGGCTCCCAGCGTCCGTACGGCGCCGGCTATGCCGAGGGCATCCTTGCGGGATACGCCCTTCTCGGAAAGGACGCACCTCCCTACGTCGTGCTCCCGGCCCTTGCCGTA
The Rhizobium sp. CCGE531 genome window above contains:
- the tkt gene encoding transketolase, yielding MREEELTAAVSIRDLASAIRVLSIDAVEAAKSGHPGMPMGMADAAAVLFGRHLKFDSSEPGWPDRDRFVLSNGHGSMLLYSLLHLTGYEDMTIEEVRNFRQWGSKTPGHPEYGHTAGVETTTGPLGQGIASAVGMAIAERRLSTEFGTALVDHRTYVFCGDGCLMEGVGQEAASLAGHLQLGKLIVLYDDNSITIDGSTAIAFSEDVLARFDAYGWHTQRVDGHDPDAIDAAISQAKAEASRPSLIALKTIIGYGSPSRAGTSSVHGAPLGASEAAATKAAYGWTADAFEIPAPILKTWREVGAKGAKARKDWQARLETAETDVRSEFQRRTAGSLPARYEEAVNAAKAKLLDKPQSVATRKASQIALEALTELLPEMIGGSADLTHSNLTRVPSVDSDFTAAASGRYVSYGVREFAMAAAMNGMAAHGGVIPYGGTFLVFSDYCRNAIRVAALMGVRSIFVMTHDSIGLGEDGPTHQPVEHLASLRAMPNLHVFRPADTIETLECWDLVITSKNTPSVLALSRQNVPQLRTEHDGINRCARGAYLLREASSERAITIIATGTEVALAIQAAEELEAENFPAAVVSMPSWDLFEQQPKDYRSSVLGRAPRIAVEALSKFGWTRYVDSEDDVIGMSGFGASAPAETLYEQFGITRNAIVTRALARIRGKQ
- the fba gene encoding class II fructose-bisphosphate aldolase (catalyzes the reversible aldol condensation of dihydroxyacetonephosphate and glyceraldehyde 3-phosphate in the Calvin cycle, glycolysis, and/or gluconeogenesis): MARITLRQLLDDAAEHGYGVPAFNINNMEQALAIMEAADETDSPVILQASRGARAYVNDIMLKHMMDAVTEIYPNIPVCVHLDHGNEPSTCVTAIQHGFTSVMMDGSILADGKTTADWDYNVKVTRSVSDTAHWAGVSVEGELGVLGSLETGTGEAEDGHGVEGKLDPHQLLTDPEEAAKFVAETKVDALAVAMGTSHGAYKFSRRPDGNVLAMDVIEAIHRKLPNTHLVMHGSSSVPEELQEIFNRFGGRMKPTWGVPLEEILRGIRHGVRKVNIDTDCRMAMTGQVRRVLAEDPTEFDPRKYLKPAMTALSKLCRERFEAFGTAGRASSINVVPLAEMAKRYRAGSL
- a CDS encoding RpiB/LacA/LacB family sugar-phosphate isomerase; the encoded protein is MKVAVAGDSAGEGLAKVIADYLKDRFEVFEVSRTDAGLDDFYANLSDRVANGVLDGTYDKAILLCGTGIGVCISANKVPGVRAALTHDTYSAERAALSNNAQIITMGARVIGSELAKTIVDSFLAQTFDENGRSASNVAAIDEVDTKYHAR
- a CDS encoding triose-phosphate isomerase, whose protein sequence is MTEKKTLWIGTSWKMNKTLADAAQFAHGLRAADITSHPRIQRFVIPPFTVVREVKTTLAGTSVKVGAQNMHWDDEGAWTGEISPLMLKDCNVDIVELGHSERREHFGETDVTVGLKVEAAVRHGLIPLICIGETLPEREAGRAHDVLERQVRGALGSLSTDQKDKPILLAYEPVWAIGVNGIPATADYADARQAEIIAFAEAVLGRRIPCLYGGSVNAGNCEELISCPHVDGLFIGRSAWKIEGYLDILTKCAAKI
- a CDS encoding substrate-binding domain-containing protein, whose protein sequence is MPLTMRKSLQMIALAAALGGSAAYAPSAFAVDIDKQIKDIESHPASGPNGEKATLASDLKLSAEEIEKIKTKHAKAAIVMHYTASDWAKAQMAGQKKALEELGVEIVATTDAGYRAEQQVSDIESVMALKPDVMITVPAEQSATAAAYKKAAAAGIKIIFLDQTGAGMKAGKDYVSLVSSDNRGMGKVAALLMAKALDGKGEIGLIPHASDLFATKERVVGFKEAIKDYPDIKVVQETGVGGPDFSSESERVASAMLTAHPNLNGIWAVWDVPTEGVLSAARAAGASKNLVITTCDLGVNISIDMAKKGYVKGTGSQRPYGAGYAEGILAGYALLGKDAPPYVVLPALAVTRDNLIEAWPQSNGDQAPKILTDAMN
- a CDS encoding class 1 fructose-bisphosphatase; its protein translation is MSAPATLGNDEARVQYGSVDEYLSTWAGEDLSRQGVAALINGVLDAACLLSARIAAGSLEGDPARLVGSNADGDAQKAIDIASHELFIETLARAGAARVLSEEADAPVMLNGQRFAVAIDPIDGSGNVGLGTAVGTIFSIMPFSEADDPFLAPGNRQAAAGYVSFGNTVDLGFSVGDGVLLATMHPQTGEFLIVKRQVQIPRDTSELAYNASNHRHLHPAMSRYLQDCLDGKEGTRGRDFNMRWLGSAVGELHRILLRGGVFFYAGDKRPGFENGRLRLVYEANPIAFLMEQAGARATDGASAILDKVPTSHHCRTPLVFGSAAEVDLIASYLNSNPSSE
- a CDS encoding FadR/GntR family transcriptional regulator, producing the protein MLSVDPKKIPSRLDIALDYITGEIAKGNFGPGDKLPNEKELAQLLGISRTPIREAIKTLAVSGLVETRHGFGNYIRKDEGLPAMPLAMFQLYLQSSTPEMLMELRYVFDRNCSELASLRRTDEDLAAMRECIDRLKRLSEDSNSAIEDLLKADLDFHRAIYKAAGNPLIVVIADFVLTMVAPWVQKSLEVSGKWRAVDLHERMFEMIRDRKTGDLSRESVEENMEHFRTSLLK